ctctctctctctctctctctctctctctctctctctctctctctctctctctctctctctctctctctctctctctctctctctctctctctctccccccccATATTAAAGAGGGTTTTATCCATTCAAGCTATACAAATACAAACTAAAAAGCGTATAATACATATTTCATAcctcttatttaaaaaaaaaaaaactattacttGCCTCATTATTAACCACACAATTTTAGTTcgacaaacaataaaaaaaactctaaagacttcaacaaagaagaagagtaaAGTTCAATATATCAGTTTGAGATAAACCTTCTATTTACAGTTGAAAGATTATCATTAAGAAAACActactaaaaataatttcatgcgCAACATCATACGAGTTGTCTATGTATTCTGAACTCAGTTTTAGTATTTTGACAAACAagtagaaatattttattacaaagatgcgacaaaataaagatatatgcaaaattcaaacaaaaaaaaatcagagtaTATCTCTCCTCTTATACTATATCCTACATActagatattttaattatatatgaacACAGGAATATTCTACAATATTTGATAATTGACACAATAGAATCATTAGTAAATTTAAATAGTAATTatcgcgcgtagcgcggaaaaAGATCTAGTATAGATAATAATAACAATGGATTGGAGATATTCTTAAACGAGAAGATGCATCATGTAAGATTAATGCAATACTTTATTCTAAACACTGAGATCTTAAATTAAAATGCATTGTGCACATTAATTAGGATAACAGTAATCacaattttgttaaaatgtttgcAAATAAATCTTAACGGAAAAGcatcaaagaaaaataatccAATATTTATGGGGTGAATTAGgttgataaaaaattataaaatatttatttacatacaATAAAAATTGTCTAAGGAATTATATTTGGTTTGAATTAATAAATGCTTTACATAAGAAGGAAAATAATGGccaaaaacataataataataaaaaattacacagaaagttaaatatttagaaagaaattttattaaaaatatcatgtatcattttagtaattttctttcttatacttaaatatatataatcaattactaatcattaaaattaaaattattcattttttgTCTTGGATGCAAATATGCAAACCATAAAGAACATAATCAATCAATATAATAATCAAACCTATACTAAAAGCCAGATATCAAGCCCTCTAAGAATGTCCACATCAGATTGAAAAATCAACCAATCAGAAGAATATTTTTTGCCATGTCATTGTAGTTTTCGTATGAGCTTTATTGCAATTTATTTTAGACTCTTCAGAATATCCTTTAGCCCATCTCTGACAaatcttttttctctctctcttaggcGACGGAGACGGCGATTTTAGGAGAGTTCTAGGGTTTGCGCATGAAATCGCGGTGGTGGGATCCGGGGATTGAGTTTCGGGATCGGATCGACAGGTCTGAGGAGGAAGGGGCGTATTATGGAGGAGATTTTGGGAGATCTGTCCCGAATCGTAGTGGATTAATGGGATCTCGAAGAAAGGCAACTTTTAGGATCTGCGAAATTTTGATCTTCTCGGGGTATCGGTTATTGATTGGCATCATAATGAGGCTATCGGCGGGGATTCGAGGTATTAATTCTGGCATTCCTTTTTTCACTAAGATGGTGAAGGGGTTGGTTGGTTTTAGAAACTTGGGGATATGGACGATATGTGCTAATTGTTTGGGATTGCGAGTGGGATCTTGGAATATCTTTAGCGATTATTCTGATATCGGGAAGGATTCTATACGGTTTGTTTATAAGGGAGCTATAGCTTTGAGATTTTATTTCATCAGTGCTACACAGTCTTTTCTAGTAACTCATATTCACCGTAAAGAAGTTTTTCACATTGGTTGATAATGACACAGGGTCATTTGTTGGGGGCTATGGGAGAGACAAGGAACAGAGAGGGAACCCGTAAGAGGTTGAAGATAACCGTGGCTCACTTTGACAACACCGGCCTCATCAAGTCATGCTCCAAGATCTTGGTTGGAAGGTGTATGAATCCACCGGCTCAAGAGATGAAAGCCTTATTGTCCAATCTCCCGAAGATTTGGAAACTCGAGGATCGCGTGGTGGGAAAGGACTTGGGGCTCGGCAAGTTCCAGTTCGAGTTTGAGAAGGAGGAGGATCTGGAGGGGGTTCTTGAGCTACAACCCTACCACTTTGATTATTGGATGATCGCTGTGGCAAAGTGGCAACCGAAGAGGTCTTTGACTTATCCCTCGGAGATTCCTTTTTGGGTGAGGGTCTTGGGTGTTTCTAAAGAATTCAGAACGATACCCACCTTCGAGAGCATATGAGATGCTATTGGAAGGGTGGTAGAGGTTGACCTGGAGTTGATGCGTGTTTTGGTGGTAGTAGACGCTTTCAAGGAATTGTGTTTTGAAACTTCAGTAGACTTCACGGGAGGGGAATTCTATGAGGGAGAGGAGGTGCCTATTCTACTAAGGTATGAGAAGCTTTTTGGATATTGTGAGACATGCGGTAGTCTCTGCCACCATGAGGCTAAGTGTCCTTTGATGAAGGGCTTCAAACATCATTCTGAGAGGAAAGTAGAAGGTAGCGAAGGCAATGGGGGTTGGCATGAGGGGAACAAACATGACGATAAGGCTAGAAGCTATAAAGGTGTGTTACTCAACGGGAATGGAGCTCGGCAAAACCGTGAAAGAGACACAAGAGAGTACTACGGTAAGGGAAAAGGAAAAATGGTGGAGGACACTGACTCAAAGTGGGTGAGAGTTGCTGATAGAAGCAATAGGAAGAATGTTGGTGCTAAGGGAAATAACAGAGGAAGAGTGGAGGAGGAGAGGTACAAATCGTCGAGACGGGAAGACACTAAGCAGATTGAGCAGGAGAGGAACAAGACAGTGTCTCCAAGACACATGAATGCTCAACAACAGCTGCACGAGGAGGCACAAGAAGAAGGTGAGATCAGAAATGAGGTGGAAGTTAACGGCTTACCTCCATCTGAGGGGTTTAAAGAGGCGCTAGCTAGGACGCAGGCAGTGGGGCAAGAGGTAGTTTCGGATCCCATAGATACGGAGAAGGGGCTCAAGCAGTTACATGGCCTAGTGGAAGGTCAGTTGAAGATAGGGGAGGATGAGGTGATGGATTGGGATGACCTGGAAGCAGTAGATGATTTACCAGAACCTACTGCGGAGGAATTGGCAGCGACGACCTTGGAGCTGGAGGAGCATGCGGGTAGTGAAGACACGGAGGCACAAACCGTGACTGAGGAGGCGACAGAGCAGAAGTTTGAAGAGGAAGCTATGCAAAACGTGACTAAGAAGAGACTGTTCAAGTCAACTCTCAGTACTGCGGCGAGTTCAAAGATGAGAAACGCCAAGGCATTAGCCTCCCCTCGCAAGCGAGCTCCGGTAAGAGCAGGATCTCGTCAGGGAGAAAACAGGCATCAGCAGGAGAGTAAGATTGCTTCAAATCTGCTCGCTGTCCATCAAAAACCATAGGTTCCATGATTCAAGCTCTTTTTCTTCAGAAGCAAAAAAAACAGGAATGGGTTCTTGTTTTGGGTTgttgttttcatttattaataAGCTCTATGagcatttgtttttcttttgggtgCAATGGTTTATTTGTTGCTGGTTTGGTTGTTGTAGTTCCATGTTTAGTGGGCAATTTTGTTCAATTTAAGCAATGGAATGTTTCGGGTGTTTTGAGGTTTAATCATGGCGAGTGTGCGTGTGTTGGCCTGGTAGGATTAATTGACTATTATTTGGAAATAGGCCTGGTAATAACATATGGTGGAAATCGCTTGTGTTGTGTGGTAACAAGATATAAGGTTCACTGGTTTATTTGGAAATATTGGAGGAGTTGGGTCGTGGTTTCTGGAAGGTCTATTGTGTCATGGTACCAGCACGTACGAGAAAGaatttgtttgaaaatttgTGGTTTGGAAAGTGGATGGCAAGCGATGGAGGACAGGACATGTATGAGGTTTCTTTGGTGTTGCTGGAACTATAACTGGGTAATACATTATTTATTTCCGGGAagattttttaacaatttaaggTTGTTTGGTGGGGGCTTGATCAGTAGTTCTTATTGTGAATGCTTGGAATTTTATTTGATACATTTTAAAGGAGCTACGATGGGTATCAATGCGAATACTCTCTGTTCGGACACTGAATTATTTATTTGGTCAAACTATAAGGTTTTGATATGACTCACGAGGAATTGGAAGTTGGTTTGTTTGGTTTTTATGAGATACCAAGACATCATTGAATCTGTATCTCCCAGCTCAATGGagcttcttttaatttttaatatatgaaaattctAAGTTGGAATTGTCGGAGAGTGGGAAGTAAGTGGACTATGAGTTATCTTCGGGAAATTtggcaaaaatataaatcagattttttatttctttcggAAACAAAACAAGATGCAGTTCTTGTTCAAGGATTGCAGGCTCATTTTGGTTATGATAATTTGGTTACAGTGGATCCGAATGGGAGAAGCGGCGGTTTAGCGCTTTTCTATAATAATGATTTTCAAACCCAGATCCTGTATACAAGTAATAGGATGATAGATGTGGAGGCAGTTGCCCTtggtaaaaaagtttttttaacttttgtttaCGGAGATCCGGTACAGAAATTACGAGATCAAGTATGGGAAAGACTGACACGGTACGGTTTGGCTAGATCGGAACCATGGTTTATAATTGGGGATTTGAACGAGATTACTGGTAATCATGAAAAAGAGGGAGGTGCCTTACGTAGTGCTAATTCTTTTATCCCTTTCAATGACATGATAATGAACAGTGGACTACTAGAGTTCCCGGCTAGGGGAAATAAAATGTCTTGGCAAGGTCGACGAGGAAAAGGCAAAGGGGCTTTTACAGCCAGATGCCGCCTGGATCGGGCACTAGCCAATGAGGAATGGCATACTCTATTTCCGGCTTCTTACACAGAGTATTTAGGAATGGTAGGATCAGATCATCGACCAGTGGTTGCGATTATTGAGCACAAAATTCGCAGAAGGAAAGACCAATTTCGGTTTGATAAAAGATGGATTGGACAGGAGGGTCTTTTGGAATCAATTACTTCGGGGTGGAAGGAATCTGATAGTGGAATTGGGGATGATATTGTCTCGAAAATTAGTAACTGCAGACATGAGATTGCGGCTTGGAGAAAAAACAACCCACCGTATGGAAAGGAAAAAATAGCAGATCTGCAAAAAGCATTGGAAGAAGTTCAAACGGATGATTCTAGGTCTCAAGAGGAGATCATAGAGGTTTCTAAGAAATTACAGGATGCATATAAAGATGAGGAGGAGTATTGGCATCAGCAAAGTCGAAATATGTGGTATTCATCGGGAGATCTAAATACTAATTTCTATCATGCATTGACAAGGCAAAGAAGGATACGTAATAGGATCGTGGGTCTTTATGATGAGGCGGGAACTTGGATAACGGATGCAAATGGGGTCGAAAAGGTGGCAGTGGACTATTTTGGGAATCTTTTTACTTCTACGGATCCTTCAAAGTTTGATCATTTTCTGGAGGAGGTTACACCATCAATTTCTGTCCAGATGAATCAGCGTCTTTTACGAGTGGCTACGGAGGAGGAGGTGAAAAAAGCTTTATTTATAATGCACCCGGAAAAGGAACCAGGACCGGACGGAATGACTGCTTTATTTTTTCAAGTATCATGGCATATTATTAAGGATGATCTGGTTGCTTTGGTGAATCATCTTTTGGCTACAGGAGAGATGGACCCTAGGCTAAATCTTACCAATATTTGCATGATTCCAAAAACGGAAAGACCTACAAGGATGACAGAGTTGACACCCATTAGTCTCTGTAATGTAGGATATAAGATTATATCCAAACTGTTATGCGAGCGACTGAAAATATGTCTTCCAGGACTTATTTCGGAAACACAATCGGCATTTGTACCAGGACGTTTTATTTCAGATAATATTCTGATTGCACAGGAGATGTTTCATGGGTTGAGGACAAATAAATCTTGTCAAAATAAGTATATGGCGAtaaaaacggatatgagtaaagctTATGATAGGGTGGAATGGGATTTTATACAAGCACTACTCAATAAATTGGGTTTCGACCCACACTGGACGAAACTAATGATGGAATGTATATCCTCGGTTCAGTACCGAGTACTACTAAATGGCCAACCAAAGGGTCTTATAACCCCACATCGGGGGCTTCGGCAGGGGGATCCACTATCcccatatctttttattttgtgtacTGAGGCTCTGATTGCCAATATCAAGAAAGCTGAGCAAGGAAAACAATTAACGGGAATGAAAGTAGCGAGAGCTTGTCCATCAATCTCTCACCTACTATTTCCGGAcgatagtcttttcttttgcaaaGCACAAAAGGATGAATGCGAGACTATTCTTAGGATTTTGAAGGAATACGAGGCAGTGTCAGGGCAGCtaataaactttcaaaaatcgTCAATTCAATTTGGACATACGATTGAAGAATCTAGGAGGCAGGAGTTGAGGGATATATTGGGGATTCAGAATATAGGAGGAATGGGATCCTATCTGGGGCTCCCAGAAAATTTGGGGGGATCAAAGGTACAAGTTTTTGGGTTCGTACAAGATCGACTGGACACTAGAATTAATGGATGGACTTTTCGATTTTTACTAAAGGAGGGAAAGAGGTGGTTATTAAGTCCGTGGTTACGGCCATACCAAATCATGTATTGTCGTGCTACAGATTACCGCAAACTACGATAAAGAAGTCAACGAGCACAGTTTCAAAGTTTTGGTGGAGTCCTAGGGGAAGTACCAAGGGTATGCACTGGAAATCATTGGATAAAGTGTGTATCCCTAAGGACGAGGGTGGATTGAGTTTTAAAGATATTAAGAATTTTAATACACGATGCTTGGAAAGCAACTTTGGCGGCTAATAAATAAGCCGAACACTCTTTTTTTCAAGAGTTTTTAAGGGTCGGTATTTCAGGAATGCTTCACTCCTGGAACCAATCCGTTCTTACTCCCCATCATATGGTTGGAGGAGTATTGtatctgctagatctctggttagcaaaggactaatcaaaagggtgggaacaggtTCATCCATCTCtgtatggaatgatccctggctcccaaccactcgcccgagaccagcaaacaaaaatcagCATAATATGTTACCGGAACTTACCGTGGACTCTCTTATTATTCCTGGTTCTAGGATCTGGAATACATAAGTTATTCGGGCTTTGGTGGATCCAATGGATGCGAAGATCATCGAGAGTATACCTCTTAGTTGAAATAGTATGGAAGATAAGGATGGTTGGCATTTTACCAACAATGGAAAATATACGGTAAAATCAGGATATGAGGTGGAAAGAGTCTACCCAGATAAGGGGAAACAACCAGATTTTTATGGCCCGACAGTAGATGTATTGAAAGCTTTTTGTTGGCAGCTACTGTGTCCACCGAAAATGAAACATTTCCTCTGGCAGATTGTTTCGGGGTGTATGGCGGTTAAGAAGAATTTAAAAGCACGAGGGATGCAAGGGGAGATTGTTTGTGATAGATGTGGGAATGTAGAAGAATCTCTAAGCCATGTCTTTTTCGAATGTCCTCCAGCACAGCAAGTATGGGCTTTATCAAAGATACCAACAAATCCGGATGTTTTTCCTTCGGAATCGTTGTTTGCTAATATGGATCATCTATTCTGGCGAGTTCTACCAAAGATGGATGATCACCATTTCGCATGGATActatggtacatttggaaagcAAGAAACAATAAGGTATTTAGTAATCTGGATATTGATGTAAGGGAGACACTAAAATTAGCTGAAACAGAATCTACTATGTGGGCTGCGGCTCATGAGTTGGATATAAGACATACTATAATACCCCAAGCGAATCAAACGGTCACAATCCCAGGGCGATGGTGCTTTATAGATGGATCGTGGAAGGATAAAGATGTTTTCTCAGGACAAGGTTGGTATAGTACTCTGGAAGGATTTGAGGGACTAATGGGTGCGCGAAATGTGCGGGCAAGTATGTTTCCACTCCACTCGGAGGTAGAGGCTTTAATTTGGGCGATGGAGTGTATGAAAAATTTACGGCAATTTCaggttacttttgcaacggattgttctcagttggtgaagatggtgtcagaaccagaagagtggccagcGTTCGCAAGTTATTTGGAGGATATTAAAAGTATACAAAACAGTTTTCAGAGttcacagctcattcatgtaccacgaacgGAGAATTCAaaggcggatcgtttagcacgcagtgccagacagCAATtgtctttcgtcgttcacatggatgcagagctccCAGGGTGGTTCGCAGAGTTTATATGAGTCTGtttgtttgatgacaaaaaaaaaaaaaaagacaaatcttttttctttgtcgacaaaaaaaaaaatctttttcttcCAGCGTCGATACTCTCCCCCTTTCTCCGCCCCCAGACGTTTCCCCTTCATCTTCTCCCAACGTTTTACTTTTTCTCAGTTACCTTCTCAATCAATGACTTTTAAAGCTATTCTTTAATGTTGTGATCCATCTCCCTTGGTAATTCTCTAAGGCTCTATCTCTGAACCTAAATCTatcctaaataaaaaaaacctaATCTGCAAAAACTAAACCCATAGCAATAAAATCCACAGGAAAGTCTCCCGTCTCCAGGCAAAAAGATTGGTTTTCCTTTGTCTTTATGTTCTCTCATTCTCTGGAAAACGTTTTGGTAGTGATCTTAATAAGCACAATTTTCAACCAAAACTTTCTGCCTCTACAATCAATCTCTGATTTCCCTGCTCTCTTACTAACAGCTGAtgccacttttcaaatctatagaAGCTGGAAAACCGAATCAATAAACGATACTATAAATGCGAGATGTTAAGGAAAGAAACGATTGAATATACGAAATAAAACCGGAACGGTAAACGTTTTCACAAACGAtcatggagtcgagatatgatatctctttccttaactctttatattcgctccgtagtgagacgggactgtacgaatatagagtctcaggataaaaccatggcgacgattcacgcttcactcgtgaatGCCCTATCGAACTATAATTGCTACGAAACACTCTCGAAACTAAAGACTTACACTAAGGGATTTTTGCTGTGATATCGATGTGAAAAAAATAAGTGAGTAATGAATGAGGAGGAGAGGCAGTATTTAAAGAGAAGACGGAGCAGCCACTTCCCGCAACAGCTACTGCACGTGGGCGAGAATCTCGCGGAGATCGAGGGAAGGTAAGTTGCCAACTTCTTCCTCAAGACTCGCTCTCTTCTTGTTTAAATATCTCGAGAGGATAAACTGCATGTCGTTTTTATTCTGTAGACAAACTGATGGAACCCAGGACCTGGACCAGGACTTGGAGCAGACTCAGGACGATCAGATCAGTCCAACTGAGGTTCAGCCATTCAGCCGTACCAGATCAACGGAcagagccgtgtaccggatcgacccgagtGCACCCGGACGGGACCTAAGGATGGATGcacgacctgatgaccgaaTCAGCCGACACACAGGCATTCTTCCCCGATCCATTCGTCATTCTAGAGCCAACAGTCAAGCCAGAACCCTTGATCATCATGAAGAATCAGATTCCGGACTTAGCCTATCTTTCTTGGCCCGTTTGGGACGTACCGCACGCCCGGATTAGGCTGATCTCGACTTTTCCGACCACTTTAATGATTTtatgatgatcgatgcatccaacttctccaaagggatgttacttaggctctctgaagattttggtcgagctatctcttcatccgttcatggatcatcggtgatcaaccatgcgggcagccttgcgtccgtccttctccttaccgcggacgacctgatcatcacagcatgaacctggacgcatcatgaacctggacagtcaatgaatcttgccaagtcttcatcaaATTCCGAGTTTGACTAGTCTTCTCttgttttccacactttgactagatctagtcaaataTCTATTTTCTATGTAATGTTTTTCCGTGctttctttatttctctctttgactcaaagtagtataaatatgtaaactCTTTGATCAATCTATCACATCGATTTTTCTTCTtatattttgagttttctctcattgttctttgtcttagaacattcatagtttacttggtgaggttatctccgagTGAAACACCTTCGTTGTGTTGGACCGATGCGTCACATTGAttttaggagttttgaggctcctaagtcaaatgatagtatagtggaagaTGTTGTCGAACCAGATCTGAGGGATTTAAaatcagagagaatgcaagtatttgcctaatctaagtgcaaccagtgatttgatgaattctaaactaatgattaaagttaatgcaaaacagtaaaatgatactcttaagctattggaaaggagaactcatgggtatatggatttagaccttgggtgatcaggtttcgaactaaggaatgcaaatgataaatcaaactatcaaccttaagcctagacacaattctaagcaagctctatgtctagatgaatgctcatttgctaacatatctcaaacatcaaatgtctttggttgaataacatgcaagcaatcattactaacaagtctattagctatcttagcatctttaacaacaaatgtctttggcaaagtactctaaaagcctaggagagttgactcaggcatttcatcaaacacctgtcgggtgagaaatgcctagagatcaccctttgagtggcctactcaaatgatgcattaagatcactctactagcaaggaacaagtatgatctatacctaaaacatcctagaactagcctaatcacccttaatcaccctaacccatgaatccaaaaggtgattactcactaatctccatgattcttcttaaacccatgatggatttcagattaatcatgtagagaaatagatgagagatcacaagaacaataacaaatcaagccaaaaagagatgtttttcttgagagagttcgTGTTCTTCAAatgataaaaaatatgtttttttccttttgattaCAAAAGTATCAATATGAATCAAAGAAAACCTAATGGTTCCCTTTTAAAATGTCTAAAATACCCTTTTAAAGTGTTTAAATTCGAGCAAGTAAATGACTTGACCCGGGTAGGAATCATGGTCGACAACCCGGGTCATCCAACCCGCGTCAGTTTGGTCTCGACACGTCCAGCTCCAAGCGCCCGGGTAAGGTACCCCGAGCACTCCAACCCGCGTCAGTTTCCTTGCGACGTTGCTCCAGGCGCCCGGGTACTCCATCCCCTGCACGAGCAACCCGAGTCGACCAACGGTGAGGCATGCGCCCGGGTAAGCTATCCCGGGTCATTCTACCCGGGTCCGATTCATCCAACTTCATGTGTGGCTTGACTAGACTTCATTCTTCACCCCAATTTGGATCACaaagtttccaaacaatccCAATCAATCCATAAGACACTCCAGCACCTTATAAAGACATATGtgtgccaaatgcaacctaaacatgcctaaatcctaatctatatgatgcaaatggttatgaatgaatggttaaaacaatgcaaatatgcaagacatcaactcccccacactagtcctttacttgtcctcaagtgaaCTTTCTGGAACTCATAGGGGAAGAGGTTTGAAAatgggagctcatagccaagaGAAACACAAAAGCACTCACTTCAACATAAGAATTCAGtactagcacactctctcttattatcctctagcttctctaggcgTATCTCAACTTAACATTATGCATTCACACAGTCTATTcagccaactctcacattcattaagcaatacaacaagtgaggtctatgcaaatggtcaattggtccaagtcatttgggtaAGGGAAGGCTTTTCATTCTAGAGATCAAGGGGTTCATAACTCATTATCTTCAAGGTTTCACTCTCAA
The sequence above is drawn from the Raphanus sativus cultivar WK10039 chromosome 7, ASM80110v3, whole genome shotgun sequence genome and encodes:
- the LOC108815737 gene encoding uncharacterized protein LOC108815737, whose amino-acid sequence is MRVLVVVDAFKELCFETSVDFTGGEFYEGEEVPILLRYEKLFGYCETCGSLCHHEAKCPLMKGFKHHSERKVEGSEGNGGWHEGNKHDDKARSYKGVLLNGNGARQNRERDTREYYGKGKGKMVEDTDSKWVRVADRSNRKNVGAKGNNRGRVEEERYKSSRREDTKQIEQERNKTVSPRHMNAQQQLHEEAQEEGEIRNEVEVNGLPPSEGFKEALARTQAVGQEVVSDPIDTEKGLKQLHGLVEGQLKIGEDEVMDWDDLEAVDDLPEPTAEELAATTLELEEHAGSEDTEAQTVTEEATEQKFEEEAMQNVTKKRLFKSTLSTAASSKMRNAKALASPRKRAPVRAGSRQGENRHQQESKIASNLLAVHQKP